In Chitinophaga nivalis, a single genomic region encodes these proteins:
- the rnc gene encoding ribonuclease III: protein MYKELHSLLGFPPGNFALYEIALSHRSSKEKFLESNERLEYLGDAILGAIVGDYLFKKYPYKTEGYLTEMRSKIVNRQQLNDIAIKMGLRKLTIYDKYNSFLKISQIFGNTLEALVGAVYLDRGYNKTQQFVHKRIIMPYIDLEMLETVEMNHKNKLYGWANKNGKTLEFELLEEQMDNGRRIFTVGAVVDGELICSGKAFNKKDASQIAAQQAILHLGLGD from the coding sequence TTGTATAAAGAGCTGCATAGCCTGTTGGGTTTTCCTCCAGGCAATTTCGCTTTATATGAGATAGCCCTGAGCCATCGTTCCAGCAAAGAGAAATTCCTCGAAAGCAATGAACGGCTGGAATACCTTGGTGATGCCATCCTGGGTGCCATCGTGGGTGATTATCTCTTTAAAAAATATCCCTATAAAACAGAAGGATATTTAACAGAGATGCGCTCCAAGATCGTTAACAGACAACAGCTGAACGATATTGCCATCAAGATGGGATTGCGTAAACTCACCATCTACGATAAATACAACAGCTTCCTGAAAATAAGCCAGATCTTCGGAAATACCCTCGAAGCCTTAGTAGGCGCTGTATACCTGGACCGTGGTTATAACAAAACCCAACAGTTTGTACACAAACGGATCATCATGCCCTATATAGATCTGGAGATGCTGGAAACCGTAGAGATGAACCATAAAAACAAACTTTACGGCTGGGCAAACAAAAATGGTAAAACATTGGAATTCGAATTACTCGAAGAACAAATGGACAATGGCCGCCGGATCTTTACTGTTGGCGCCGTAGTAGACGGAGAGCTTATCTGCAGTGGTAAAGCCTTCAATAAAAAAGACGCCAGCCAGATTGCCGCACAACAGGCTATCCTGCATCTCGGTTTAGGCGATTAA